A part of Desulfomicrobium baculatum DSM 4028 genomic DNA contains:
- the tsaA gene encoding tRNA (N6-threonylcarbamoyladenosine(37)-N6)-methyltransferase TrmO, with protein MDDIRIRPIGVINSPYTDRANMPIQPCGARDVAGRIVIEEALAPGLKDLEGFSHIYLLYHFHMSTGFDLTVVPFMEPAERGLFSTRAPRRPNQIGLSIVRLERIEGNTLHILDVDVLDGTPLLDIKPYFKTFDAFPEAISGWAEAHQNKAGQVRSDTRFVSPKT; from the coding sequence ATGGATGATATCCGCATCCGTCCCATCGGCGTCATCAATTCACCCTACACCGACAGGGCCAACATGCCCATCCAACCGTGCGGCGCGCGCGATGTGGCCGGCCGGATCGTGATAGAGGAAGCCCTGGCCCCCGGCCTCAAGGATCTTGAAGGATTTTCCCACATCTATCTGCTCTACCACTTCCACATGAGCACGGGGTTCGATTTAACCGTCGTCCCATTCATGGAACCGGCCGAGCGCGGGCTCTTTTCCACCCGCGCTCCCAGGCGCCCCAACCAGATCGGCCTGTCCATCGTGAGACTGGAGCGCATCGAAGGCAATACCCTGCACATCCTGGATGTGGATGTTCTGGATGGCACTCCGCTCCTGGACATCAAACCCTACTTCAAAACCTTCGACGCCTTCCCCGAAGCCATCTCCGGCTGGGCCGAAGCGCATCAGAACAAGGCAGGCCAGGTCCGCTCCGATACACGCTTTGTCAGCCCCAAGACGTAA
- a CDS encoding ketopantoate reductase family protein has translation METLIIGAGAMGGLFATLLAPVVPTRLFTTNAEHAEAINLAGLSLTGMDGRVRRSAANALTDPRQYGRCADLIIICTKARSTSQAASIASQLLAKDGLVLTLQNGLGNLELIQAAVGTARAAAGITAQAATLLGPGQVRHAGSGPTVLAAGPGQAKKIDAVVAVFNQAGIPTSVTKDGEALLWSKLIINVGINALTALLRVPNGTLAQISECEIIMAQAVAEAVTVATAMGVRLPDEAPLNGVRQICEVTSSNQSSMLQDILKGRPSEIDVINGAVVRKGAENGVPTPVNQMLTQLIKALEATSAHRIPPSSS, from the coding sequence ATGGAGACATTGATCATCGGTGCCGGGGCGATGGGTGGCCTGTTCGCCACCCTGCTTGCTCCCGTGGTTCCGACACGCCTCTTCACCACCAATGCCGAACACGCCGAGGCCATCAATCTGGCCGGGCTCAGCCTCACCGGCATGGATGGCCGGGTCCGCCGCTCTGCGGCCAATGCGTTGACCGATCCACGGCAATACGGCCGCTGCGCCGACCTGATCATAATCTGCACCAAGGCCCGCTCGACAAGCCAGGCCGCGAGCATTGCCAGTCAGCTGTTGGCAAAGGACGGCCTGGTGCTGACCCTGCAAAACGGGCTCGGCAACCTCGAACTCATTCAGGCCGCAGTGGGCACCGCCCGCGCCGCCGCCGGCATCACCGCTCAAGCGGCCACCCTGCTCGGCCCCGGACAGGTCCGTCATGCCGGCAGCGGTCCGACCGTGCTGGCCGCAGGCCCCGGGCAGGCCAAAAAGATCGACGCCGTCGTAGCCGTGTTCAACCAGGCAGGCATCCCGACCAGTGTCACCAAAGATGGCGAGGCCCTGCTCTGGTCAAAACTCATCATCAACGTGGGGATCAACGCCTTGACCGCATTGCTGCGGGTCCCGAACGGCACGCTGGCCCAAATCTCCGAATGCGAGATCATCATGGCCCAGGCTGTGGCCGAGGCCGTAACCGTGGCCACAGCCATGGGCGTCAGGCTACCCGATGAGGCTCCGCTCAATGGGGTCAGGCAGATTTGCGAGGTGACCAGCAGCAATCAGTCTTCCATGCTGCAGGACATCCTGAAAGGCAGGCCTTCCGAAATCGATGTCATCAATGGCGCCGTCGTCCGCAAAGGCGCCGAGAACGGTGTCCCCACTCCGGTCAACCAGATGCTGACGCAACTGATCAAGGCATTGGAAGCCACCTCCGCCCACCGGATCCCCCCCTCTTCCTCATGA
- a CDS encoding transglycosylase SLT domain-containing protein, with amino-acid sequence MVFISRILVFVCMAALGVMISAPSEAFGSEIRRRIYLQAEEALGKGQRQDYLARRAELGDYVLLPYLTQQDLEKRMGLGISGEVRSFLREHDGTPPAEALRRSWLALLAKNAQWSRFVEDYRPQNDENLQCFYGQALLATGRRSEAMDQAASLWLSGSSRPKSCDPLFNAWIKEGGLTRALTWQRIELAMQRGQANLARHLWRHLAPADAQWLDYWLRVDQNPALILERDWTTVTHDRMDAILAHGMRKMTRADASRAAKEWDVLRRRNGLDRARFAAIENDAALYMCLRFEPGAVARVESIPQDLRSDSVREWAVRAALREQDWGAALHMLDGLSVTQKEEPRWRYWQGRALQENGRDREALVVFETLAERQDYFSMLALGHLGRPMVVPHIPLAVTDDAVRRVGKLPALQRAAELYALERYGPARREWQQAQPRFDAEELAAAAAWAHGLGWHDRAIVATAAAGHMTDLELRFPVPHSEIVFAEASATGLSPALVYGLTRQESLFMSDVGSSAGALGLMQIMPQTGKRIAGWHGEKLSHPILLLQPERNIRYGTSYLRRQFDDLQNHPFLATAAYNAGQSRVKGWLPSSLMPADVWVETIPFNETRNYVEKVAAYTAIYETRLGKASEIPGARLPLVRPRG; translated from the coding sequence ATGGTTTTCATCTCTCGCATTCTTGTTTTCGTGTGCATGGCCGCCCTTGGCGTCATGATCTCCGCTCCGTCCGAAGCTTTTGGCTCGGAAATCAGGCGCCGGATTTATCTCCAGGCCGAGGAGGCGCTGGGCAAGGGGCAGCGTCAGGACTACCTGGCCAGGCGTGCCGAGCTCGGCGACTACGTGCTTCTGCCCTATCTGACGCAGCAGGATCTGGAAAAACGCATGGGGCTCGGCATCTCCGGGGAAGTCCGTTCCTTTCTGCGCGAGCACGACGGCACCCCGCCCGCCGAGGCGCTGCGCAGGTCTTGGCTTGCCCTGCTTGCCAAAAATGCTCAGTGGAGCCGGTTTGTGGAAGACTATCGCCCGCAAAACGACGAAAATCTGCAATGCTTTTACGGCCAGGCCCTGCTGGCCACGGGCAGGCGGTCCGAGGCCATGGACCAGGCCGCGTCACTGTGGCTTTCGGGTTCCTCGCGCCCGAAATCCTGCGACCCCCTGTTCAACGCCTGGATCAAGGAAGGCGGATTGACCAGAGCCTTGACCTGGCAGCGCATTGAGCTGGCCATGCAGCGGGGTCAGGCCAATCTGGCCCGCCATCTGTGGCGTCATCTGGCCCCGGCCGATGCGCAGTGGCTCGATTACTGGCTACGGGTGGACCAGAACCCCGCCCTGATTCTGGAGCGTGACTGGACCACGGTGACCCACGACCGGATGGACGCCATACTCGCCCACGGCATGCGTAAGATGACGCGGGCCGATGCGTCCCGTGCCGCTAAGGAATGGGATGTTTTGCGGCGACGCAATGGCCTGGACCGTGCGCGCTTTGCAGCCATTGAAAACGATGCGGCTTTGTACATGTGCTTGCGCTTTGAACCAGGCGCCGTGGCGCGGGTAGAGTCCATCCCGCAAGACCTTCGCAGCGACTCCGTGCGCGAGTGGGCCGTGCGCGCGGCTCTGCGCGAGCAGGACTGGGGGGCGGCGCTCCACATGCTGGATGGGCTCAGCGTCACCCAGAAGGAGGAACCGCGCTGGCGCTATTGGCAGGGCCGCGCCCTGCAGGAGAATGGCCGGGACAGGGAAGCGCTGGTAGTGTTTGAAACGCTGGCCGAGAGGCAGGATTACTTCTCCATGCTGGCGCTGGGGCATCTGGGCAGGCCCATGGTGGTGCCGCACATCCCGCTGGCCGTTACGGACGATGCTGTGCGCCGCGTCGGGAAGCTGCCCGCCCTGCAGCGCGCCGCCGAGCTTTACGCCCTGGAGCGCTACGGCCCGGCCCGCCGGGAGTGGCAGCAGGCGCAGCCCAGGTTCGATGCCGAGGAACTGGCAGCGGCAGCCGCCTGGGCGCATGGGCTTGGCTGGCATGACCGGGCCATCGTCGCCACTGCCGCGGCCGGTCACATGACAGACCTGGAACTGCGTTTTCCCGTGCCGCACAGTGAGATCGTTTTTGCCGAGGCCAGTGCCACCGGCCTCAGCCCGGCCCTGGTCTACGGTCTGACGCGCCAGGAGAGCCTGTTCATGTCCGATGTGGGATCTTCTGCCGGGGCCCTGGGATTGATGCAGATCATGCCGCAGACAGGCAAGCGCATTGCGGGTTGGCACGGCGAAAAATTGTCCCACCCCATATTGCTGCTGCAGCCCGAGCGGAACATCCGTTACGGAACCTCCTATCTGCGCAGGCAGTTCGACGACCTGCAAAATCACCCCTTCCTGGCCACTGCCGCCTACAATGCCGGGCAGAGCCGGGTCAAAGGCTGGCTCCCGTCAAGCCTCATGCCTGCCGACGTCTGGGTGGAAACCATTCCGTTCAACGAAACCAGGAATTATGTGGAAAAGGTGGCGGCCTACACGGCCATCTACGAAACCCGCCTGGGCAAAGCCTCCGAGATTCCGGGAGCGAGGCTGCCTCTGGTGCGTCCTCGCGGCTGA
- a CDS encoding ABC transporter ATP-binding protein: protein MNDSIIRTQGLTKTYGQGASLTQALRGVDLEIERGGLTCIVGPSGHGKSTLMHLLGGLDRPSSGRVQLDGQNMFDLRDSELAALRSRKIGFVFQFFNLLQSLTARENVEMALMLAAASETRQKERAEELLELVGLSDKINAKPGQLSGGQQQRVAIARALANDPPVLLMDEPTGNLDSAAEAEVLNVLEDLVRQGKTIILVTHSAEIAARADTLVRVRDGVICHD, encoded by the coding sequence ATGAATGATTCCATCATAAGAACCCAGGGTCTGACCAAGACCTATGGCCAGGGCGCAAGCCTGACCCAGGCCCTGCGCGGCGTGGACCTTGAAATCGAGCGGGGCGGGCTGACCTGCATCGTCGGCCCCTCCGGGCACGGCAAGTCGACCCTCATGCATCTGCTCGGGGGGCTGGACCGGCCAAGCAGCGGCCGGGTCCAGCTTGACGGACAGAACATGTTCGATCTTCGCGACAGTGAGCTGGCCGCTTTGCGCTCGCGCAAGATCGGGTTCGTGTTCCAGTTCTTCAATCTTCTGCAGAGCCTCACGGCCCGTGAGAATGTGGAAATGGCCCTGATGCTGGCCGCTGCGTCCGAAACCCGGCAAAAAGAACGGGCCGAGGAGCTGCTGGAACTGGTCGGACTCTCGGACAAGATAAATGCCAAGCCGGGGCAGCTCTCCGGCGGGCAGCAGCAGCGGGTGGCCATTGCCCGGGCCCTGGCCAATGACCCTCCGGTGCTGCTCATGGACGAACCCACGGGGAACCTGGACTCGGCGGCGGAGGCGGAGGTGCTGAACGTGCTTGAGGATCTCGTCCGCCAGGGCAAGACCATCATCCTGGTCACGCACAGCGCCGAAATCGCCGCCCGGGCCGACACCCTTGTGCGGGTGCGGGATGGCGTGATCTGTCATGACTGA
- a CDS encoding ABC transporter permease, with translation MTPAKLVFKNIVRRRGRFVFTLLGIVIGMASFVTFVALGGSLTAQIKKESAALGANLVVTPKGSCAFEQVSILTGEQLPTTITAEEVAAIRAIPGMTAIPFLAERSAIQNRPVSVLGVPTEESLPFKGWRVSAGRYFSAPDEHGALLGSVVAGQFALQPGGEVTIRGTRLPVLGVLEETGGKDDLTVFLSLPVAQRLYDQQDRVSYVAVRVDDLEEVDAYALKIKDVVSLGVVSDKQMLASVLSIVGTVSVTLQLIAAVAVLAAAFGIVNTMMTATYERKREIGILQAMGATRGTIFRLFLLESGIYGLLGGIGGAALGLVASMLATPLISQNAASSFVKGAQGGIDPLMLAGAVLFSTLIAMLSGLYPAWRASRLSPVEAISYE, from the coding sequence ATGACCCCGGCCAAACTCGTTTTCAAGAACATCGTCCGCCGCCGGGGGCGGTTTGTCTTCACCCTGCTGGGCATAGTCATCGGCATGGCCTCTTTTGTGACCTTCGTGGCGCTTGGCGGAAGCCTCACGGCGCAGATCAAGAAGGAATCCGCCGCTCTGGGCGCGAACCTGGTCGTCACCCCCAAGGGCAGCTGCGCCTTTGAGCAGGTCTCGATCCTGACCGGCGAACAGTTGCCGACCACCATCACCGCAGAAGAAGTCGCGGCCATCCGCGCAATCCCCGGCATGACGGCCATTCCGTTTCTGGCCGAGCGTTCGGCCATCCAGAACCGTCCGGTGTCCGTGCTGGGCGTTCCGACCGAGGAGTCCCTGCCGTTCAAGGGGTGGCGAGTCTCTGCCGGACGCTACTTTAGCGCCCCTGACGAACACGGCGCGTTGCTCGGCTCGGTCGTGGCCGGGCAGTTCGCCCTGCAGCCGGGCGGGGAAGTGACGATCCGGGGGACGCGCCTGCCGGTGCTCGGGGTACTGGAAGAGACAGGCGGCAAGGACGATCTGACCGTGTTCCTGTCCCTGCCGGTGGCCCAGAGGTTGTACGATCAGCAGGACCGCGTTTCGTACGTGGCGGTGCGGGTGGATGACTTGGAAGAGGTCGACGCCTATGCCCTGAAAATCAAGGATGTGGTGAGTCTGGGCGTGGTCTCGGACAAGCAGATGCTGGCCTCGGTCCTGTCCATCGTGGGCACGGTCAGCGTGACCCTGCAGCTCATCGCGGCTGTGGCAGTGTTGGCGGCGGCTTTTGGGATCGTCAACACCATGATGACCGCAACCTATGAGCGCAAGCGCGAGATCGGCATCCTGCAGGCCATGGGCGCGACCAGGGGAACGATCTTTCGCCTCTTCCTGCTCGAATCCGGGATCTACGGGCTGCTGGGCGGCATCGGCGGGGCCGCGCTGGGCCTGGTGGCGTCCATGCTCGCGACTCCCCTCATCAGCCAGAACGCGGCATCGTCTTTCGTCAAGGGCGCGCAAGGCGGTATCGACCCGCTCATGCTGGCCGGGGCGGTGCTTTTTTCGACGCTCATCGCCATGCTCTCCGGGCTCTATCCTGCCTGGCGCGCGTCCAGACTTTCACCCGTGGAGGCCATCAGTTATGAATGA
- a CDS encoding tetratricopeptide repeat protein, with product MAKSSPKQQAGKKNNALVYGIVILMAGALIGVAFSTAFHSTKGQSEAPAQSQGNDMLAQIKVYSDRVLLNPQDVNAWITLGNLYFDTSQPAKSIEAYSRSLELSPGNPNVLTDMGVMHRSLGEFQKALDAFAKAIAADPRHETARMNTGIVLLYDLGDREGAIAAWQDLVRINPQAVNANGTPIAEVLREMTGKAPGASGGEQKLLAPLSNPAN from the coding sequence ATGGCGAAATCATCGCCCAAACAGCAGGCCGGCAAAAAGAACAATGCCCTGGTTTACGGGATTGTGATCCTGATGGCGGGGGCGCTCATCGGCGTCGCCTTCAGCACGGCCTTTCATTCCACCAAAGGACAGAGTGAAGCCCCGGCCCAGTCCCAGGGCAATGACATGCTCGCCCAGATCAAGGTCTATTCCGATCGCGTCCTCTTGAACCCGCAGGACGTGAACGCCTGGATCACCCTGGGCAATCTCTACTTCGACACGAGCCAGCCCGCCAAATCCATCGAGGCCTACAGCCGGTCCCTGGAACTCAGTCCGGGCAATCCCAACGTGCTGACCGATATGGGCGTCATGCACCGCTCTTTGGGTGAATTTCAGAAGGCCCTGGATGCCTTTGCCAAGGCCATCGCCGCGGATCCCCGGCACGAAACTGCGCGCATGAACACCGGTATCGTGCTGCTCTACGACCTTGGCGACAGGGAAGGAGCCATCGCGGCCTGGCAGGATCTGGTGCGCATAAATCCGCAGGCGGTGAACGCCAACGGCACGCCCATCGCTGAGGTCCTGCGCGAGATGACCGGAAAGGCACCGGGCGCGAGCGGCGGGGAACAGAAGCTCCTTGCGCCACTCAGCAACCCCGCCAACTGA
- the lgt gene encoding prolipoprotein diacylglyceryl transferase: MFFWNADPIAVSLGPLSIHWYGLFFAAAFIAGLQIMGRMFVREGRDKNDLDSLLGFVVIGALVGARLGHCLLYDPAYYLANPLDILKIWEGGLASHGGVAGILVAVWAFARTRSYPFLWLLDRIAVPAVLGGAFIRIGNFMNSEIVGMPTIVPWAVIFARVDDLPRHPVQLYEAAAYLMIFAVLFSAWRAEGVRSRQGLLAGSFLVLVFAARLVLEFYKMPQAAYEAGFFLTVGQWLSVPCILAGLWLVARAGRGVGRAETKRLG; encoded by the coding sequence ATGTTTTTTTGGAACGCCGACCCCATCGCCGTGTCCCTCGGCCCCCTGTCCATCCACTGGTACGGACTGTTTTTCGCCGCCGCCTTCATTGCCGGATTGCAGATCATGGGCCGCATGTTCGTGCGGGAAGGGCGGGATAAGAATGACCTGGACTCCCTGCTTGGATTCGTGGTCATCGGCGCTCTAGTCGGGGCCAGGCTTGGACACTGTCTGCTCTATGATCCTGCCTATTATTTGGCCAATCCTCTTGATATCTTGAAGATTTGGGAGGGAGGGCTGGCCAGCCACGGCGGGGTGGCCGGGATTCTTGTCGCGGTCTGGGCCTTTGCTCGGACCAGAAGCTATCCTTTTTTGTGGCTGCTGGACCGCATTGCTGTGCCCGCCGTCCTGGGCGGAGCGTTCATCCGCATCGGCAATTTCATGAACTCCGAAATCGTGGGCATGCCGACCATCGTGCCCTGGGCCGTGATTTTCGCGCGGGTGGACGATCTTCCGCGTCATCCCGTGCAGCTTTATGAGGCTGCGGCCTATCTTATGATCTTCGCGGTTCTTTTTTCGGCCTGGCGTGCGGAGGGCGTGCGCAGCCGCCAAGGCCTGCTCGCCGGAAGCTTTTTGGTGCTGGTGTTTGCCGCCCGTCTTGTGCTTGAATTCTACAAGATGCCTCAGGCCGCCTATGAAGCTGGTTTTTTCCTGACCGTCGGACAGTGGCTGAGCGTTCCGTGCATTCTGGCCGGGCTGTGGCTTGTGGCCAGGGCCGGGCGGGGCGTGGGTCGGGCCGAAACAAAACGACTCGGATAG
- a CDS encoding sensor domain-containing diguanylate cyclase produces MLTGDILFERSITPMVIVDSQRIMVKANIRFCDLFEYSREEILGQSTAMLTPSLEHFESYKQCFERTRDGSLQSRDLLYRKKDGALFWVKLTGVPIATDVQQFVLWSFDDITEEVNAREEIRNRYRELEIIFEKVRAGLLFVVDGVINRVNQSFLRMLNEKQENVVGRNVTIFLDCFEKCKTEGTKKLVRFRNRDGHVTIVEREIVPVTENSHIIVFIDITAHVQEKEVLTKKSQIDGLTGIFNRNTFVQFAQEMLLSPAHEFASFMLFDIDHFKEINDTYGHDIGDEVLIELVRLIQQLLRREEIFGRFGGEEFGILFPVAQDQAKVIAQRLLEAIRQHRFTRGNLAVTVSMGLVDNSFSNVFDTMYKEADRLLYIAKNSGRDRLECCALR; encoded by the coding sequence ATGCTCACCGGGGATATTCTTTTCGAGCGCAGCATCACTCCCATGGTGATCGTGGACAGTCAACGCATCATGGTCAAGGCGAACATTCGTTTTTGCGATTTGTTCGAGTATTCGCGGGAAGAGATCCTCGGCCAGTCCACAGCCATGTTGACTCCATCCCTGGAACATTTTGAGAGCTACAAGCAATGCTTCGAGCGAACACGCGACGGATCCTTGCAAAGCCGCGACCTGCTTTACAGGAAAAAGGACGGCGCGCTTTTCTGGGTTAAGCTGACGGGCGTGCCCATCGCGACTGACGTTCAGCAATTTGTGCTGTGGTCATTCGACGATATAACGGAAGAAGTTAATGCCCGTGAAGAGATCAGGAACCGTTATCGGGAACTTGAGATCATCTTCGAGAAGGTTCGTGCGGGGCTTCTGTTTGTGGTCGACGGGGTGATCAATCGAGTCAACCAGTCTTTTCTGAGAATGCTCAACGAAAAGCAGGAAAACGTTGTGGGTCGCAACGTGACGATCTTTTTGGACTGTTTTGAGAAATGCAAGACGGAGGGAACAAAAAAGCTCGTTCGTTTTCGCAATCGCGATGGTCACGTGACAATCGTCGAAAGGGAGATTGTCCCCGTCACCGAGAACAGCCACATCATTGTCTTCATCGACATCACCGCACATGTGCAGGAGAAGGAGGTGTTGACGAAGAAATCTCAAATCGATGGTCTGACCGGAATTTTCAATCGCAACACTTTTGTCCAATTCGCTCAAGAGATGCTCCTCAGCCCTGCGCACGAGTTTGCGTCCTTCATGCTTTTCGACATAGATCATTTCAAGGAGATCAATGACACCTATGGCCATGACATTGGTGATGAGGTGCTGATTGAGCTTGTGCGTCTGATCCAGCAGCTGCTCCGGCGGGAGGAGATTTTTGGCCGCTTCGGAGGCGAGGAGTTTGGCATTCTTTTCCCCGTTGCCCAGGATCAGGCCAAGGTCATAGCGCAGCGGCTGTTGGAGGCCATCCGCCAGCACAGGTTTACCCGCGGGAATCTCGCCGTGACCGTCAGCATGGGGCTGGTGGACAATTCGTTTTCCAATGTTTTCGACACGATGTATAAGGAGGCTGACCGCCTGCTGTATATCGCCAAGAACAGCGGTCGCGATCGTCTGGAATGTTGTGCGCTCCGCTAG
- a CDS encoding sulfite exporter TauE/SafE family protein gives MILYIASFFATLFFSALFATGGMGSSVVLIPILGFLGVDFNLAKAVGLFINTTTTSTASFLNWRRQLLDFSTITPFLIASVCCAPIGTYCASIWNVEYIKLAFVIFLFFSSAKIFFKGRTPHEETVKCKWAIFSLGLGVGFLAGLLGIGGGALIVPVLFAMGFSPMQIAINASFMIPFSTLSAFLSYAGFITIDWTLIGVTTIASMLGGFVGNRIMHAKLKNTDIKNVLCLVLCLVGFKMLYDILAV, from the coding sequence ATGATCCTCTACATCGCCAGTTTTTTCGCCACGCTGTTCTTCTCGGCTCTTTTCGCGACAGGCGGAATGGGGTCCTCTGTCGTGCTCATTCCGATTCTGGGATTCCTCGGTGTTGATTTTAATCTGGCCAAGGCCGTCGGCTTGTTCATCAACACCACGACGACCTCGACCGCCAGTTTCTTGAATTGGCGGCGACAACTGCTCGATTTCTCCACCATCACGCCATTTCTCATCGCGTCGGTATGCTGCGCTCCGATCGGAACCTACTGCGCCAGCATCTGGAATGTGGAGTACATCAAGCTGGCTTTCGTGATCTTTTTGTTTTTTTCTTCGGCAAAGATCTTTTTCAAAGGTCGCACACCGCACGAGGAAACAGTGAAGTGCAAATGGGCCATTTTCTCGCTTGGTCTCGGTGTCGGCTTTCTGGCCGGTCTTCTGGGCATCGGCGGCGGCGCGCTCATTGTTCCGGTTCTGTTCGCCATGGGGTTTTCACCCATGCAAATTGCCATCAACGCCAGCTTCATGATCCCTTTTTCGACGCTGTCCGCTTTTCTGAGTTACGCCGGATTCATCACGATCGACTGGACGCTCATTGGCGTGACGACTATTGCAAGTATGTTGGGCGGATTTGTTGGCAACCGGATCATGCACGCGAAACTCAAGAACACCGATATCAAAAATGTGCTGTGCCTTGTTTTATGTTTGGTCGGCTTCAAAATGCTTTACGACATTCTGGCGGTATAA
- a CDS encoding rhodanese-like domain-containing protein: protein MEDFLRSMTMKDIGTSLISADQFVTLFNGGETVLLDIRFPFETRLWGMSFAVAIPLNELPDRLAELPRDKTIVCACPLDIRSNIACQFLLQQGFTAKILVGGLLALADRLRGGAANDLKLDRA, encoded by the coding sequence ATGGAAGATTTTCTGCGCAGCATGACCATGAAAGATATCGGCACAAGCCTCATTTCGGCTGATCAGTTTGTGACCCTGTTCAACGGAGGGGAAACCGTTCTTCTGGATATCCGCTTTCCTTTTGAGACACGCTTGTGGGGCATGTCGTTCGCCGTTGCGATACCCCTGAATGAACTTCCCGACCGCTTGGCGGAATTGCCCAGGGACAAAACGATTGTCTGTGCCTGTCCGCTTGATATCCGGTCCAATATCGCTTGCCAGTTTCTTCTCCAGCAGGGATTCACGGCCAAGATTCTTGTTGGCGGACTGCTCGCGCTGGCAGACAGATTGCGGGGCGGCGCGGCCAATGATCTCAAGCTTGATCGTGCATGA
- a CDS encoding thioredoxin family protein has protein sequence MKIQILGTGCPKCVKLTEAVKTAADALGLAYEIEKVTDVNKIMAYGVMMTPGLVVDGEVKLVGKVPTVDELKKILAK, from the coding sequence ATGAAGATTCAGATCCTGGGCACCGGGTGCCCCAAGTGTGTGAAATTGACGGAGGCCGTCAAGACGGCGGCAGACGCCTTGGGTTTGGCTTATGAAATTGAAAAGGTCACGGATGTGAACAAGATCATGGCCTACGGCGTGATGATGACTCCGGGATTGGTCGTGGATGGAGAGGTCAAGCTGGTTGGCAAGGTGCCGACGGTGGATGAACTGAAGAAAATTCTTGCCAAATAG
- a CDS encoding permease, which translates to MNWKEEWKPLGLIVVVFLACFYLPVGLPRFDNAILEAFHLVKWYAREHVLLCLIPAFFIAGAISVFVSQGAVMKYLGAKANKVLAYGVAAVSGTILAVCSCTVLPLFAGIYRMGAGLGPACAFLYSGPAINVLAIVMTARILGPEMGIARAVGAILFSVVIGLLMHFFFRKEEAERQVMQMAMLEEEVKRPLWQNALYFASMVAILVFANWGAPQADTGLWAAIYNAKWMLTSAFSVALGAMLVTWFGVKVWKVGVAAVPVVLLALVFPQQPLLAFTAGVIGLSAFTSTDDGEVGDWFSSSWGFAKQILPLLLFGVLVAGALLGRVGNEGLIPSEWVAGAVGGNSFMANFFASFAGAFMYFATLTEVPILQGLIGSGMGKGPALALLLAGPALSLPNMLVINSIMGLKKTVVFVSLVIIMATFSGIFYGSIWG; encoded by the coding sequence ATGAACTGGAAAGAAGAGTGGAAGCCGTTGGGCTTGATCGTCGTCGTATTCCTGGCCTGTTTTTATCTGCCCGTCGGTTTGCCGCGTTTTGACAACGCCATCCTCGAAGCGTTTCATCTCGTCAAATGGTACGCAAGAGAGCACGTTCTTTTGTGTCTGATCCCGGCCTTCTTCATCGCCGGGGCCATTTCGGTCTTTGTCAGCCAGGGGGCGGTGATGAAGTACCTGGGAGCCAAGGCCAACAAGGTTCTGGCCTACGGCGTGGCCGCCGTCTCGGGCACCATCTTGGCCGTATGCTCCTGCACAGTGCTGCCGCTCTTCGCCGGCATCTACCGCATGGGCGCGGGCCTTGGCCCGGCTTGCGCGTTTCTCTATTCCGGTCCGGCCATCAACGTGCTGGCCATTGTCATGACGGCCCGCATCCTCGGGCCAGAAATGGGCATCGCCCGCGCCGTGGGAGCCATCCTGTTCAGCGTGGTCATCGGCCTTTTGATGCACTTTTTCTTCCGCAAAGAGGAGGCCGAGCGGCAGGTCATGCAGATGGCCATGTTGGAAGAGGAAGTGAAACGCCCCCTGTGGCAGAACGCCCTCTATTTCGCTTCCATGGTAGCCATCCTGGTTTTTGCCAACTGGGGCGCTCCGCAGGCCGATACCGGGCTGTGGGCTGCCATCTATAATGCCAAGTGGATGCTGACTTCGGCCTTTTCCGTGGCTCTGGGCGCTATGCTCGTGACCTGGTTTGGCGTAAAGGTTTGGAAGGTCGGCGTTGCGGCCGTTCCCGTCGTTCTGCTTGCGCTTGTTTTTCCGCAGCAGCCACTGCTGGCCTTCACGGCCGGCGTCATCGGCCTGTCCGCCTTCACCAGCACAGATGACGGAGAGGTCGGGGATTGGTTTTCGTCATCCTGGGGTTTTGCCAAGCAGATCCTGCCGCTTCTACTCTTCGGCGTGCTCGTCGCCGGGGCGCTGCTGGGCCGCGTGGGCAACGAAGGCCTCATCCCCTCGGAATGGGTAGCCGGGGCTGTGGGCGGCAATTCATTCATGGCCAACTTCTTCGCCTCCTTCGCCGGTGCCTTCATGTACTTCGCCACCCTGACCGAGGTGCCCATCCTGCAAGGGCTCATCGGTTCCGGCATGGGCAAGGGCCCGGCCCTGGCCCTGCTCCTGGCCGGTCCTGCGCTGAGCCTGCCGAATATGCTGGTCATCAATAGCATCATGGGCCTCAAGAAGACCGTGGTCTTCGTCAGCCTGGTCATCATCATGGCCACGTTTTCGGGTATTTTTTACGGATCAATCTGGGGTTGA